The Marinobacter halotolerans genome includes a window with the following:
- the rdgB gene encoding RdgB/HAM1 family non-canonical purine NTP pyrophosphatase yields the protein MTEEKRLVIASNNRGKIAELEGLLAPLNLKPVAQGELGVGEAEEPAVTFVENAILKARHASRVTGLPALADDSGLAVDALGGRPGVRSARFAGDSATDQDNVDALLVALKDVSPEDRTAQFHCVLVYLRHADDPTPIICHGCWPGRILEQPRGEGGFGYDPVFLAPETGTSAAELSREQKAEISHRGRALSLLLEQLGAR from the coding sequence ATGACTGAAGAAAAGCGACTGGTAATCGCCAGCAACAACCGTGGCAAGATCGCCGAACTGGAAGGCCTGCTCGCCCCCCTCAACCTGAAACCCGTGGCTCAGGGTGAGCTAGGAGTCGGAGAGGCAGAAGAGCCTGCCGTTACCTTCGTGGAAAATGCCATTCTCAAGGCACGTCATGCCTCAAGAGTAACCGGGCTGCCCGCCCTGGCGGATGACTCCGGACTGGCAGTTGATGCCCTCGGCGGCCGGCCCGGCGTGCGCTCGGCTCGCTTTGCCGGGGACTCGGCCACGGATCAGGATAACGTCGACGCCCTGCTGGTAGCACTGAAAGACGTTTCACCTGAAGATCGAACCGCCCAGTTCCACTGCGTGCTGGTCTACCTGCGACACGCCGACGACCCGACGCCCATTATCTGCCATGGCTGCTGGCCCGGCCGGATCCTGGAACAGCCCCGGGGCGAGGGTGGATTTGGCTACGACCCGGTATTTCTGGCACCAGAAACCGGGACCAGCGCCGCTGAGCTCAGCCGGGAGCAAAAGGCGGAGATCAGCCACCGTGGCCGCGCACTGAGCCTTCTGCTTGAGCAGCTGGGGGCACGTTGA
- the glnK gene encoding P-II family nitrogen regulator, protein MKLVTAIIKPFKLDDVREALSEIGVQGVTVTEVKGFGRQKGHTELYRGAEYVVDFLPKVKVEVAIGENLLDQVIESITKAANTGKIGDGKIFVTELEQAIRIRTGETGEEAV, encoded by the coding sequence ATGAAACTTGTGACAGCGATCATCAAGCCTTTCAAGTTGGATGATGTCCGTGAGGCACTATCCGAGATTGGCGTACAAGGCGTAACGGTCACTGAAGTCAAAGGCTTCGGTCGCCAGAAAGGCCACACAGAGCTCTACCGGGGCGCAGAATACGTGGTGGACTTCCTGCCGAAAGTGAAGGTTGAAGTCGCCATTGGCGAAAATCTTCTGGACCAGGTCATCGAGTCCATCACCAAAGCCGCCAACACCGGCAAGATCGGCGACGGCAAAATTTTCGTGACCGAACTGGAACAGGCCATCCGGATCCGGACTGGCGAGACGGGCGAAGAGGCCGTCTGA
- the metX gene encoding homoserine O-succinyltransferase MetX — protein sequence MPESLPTDSVGIVTPQTLHFDTPITLACNRTLDQYDLVYETYGTLNDDASNAVLICHALSGHHHAAGYHSTDERKPGWWDSCIGPGKPIDTNRFFVVSVNNLGGCHGSTGPCTVNPETGKPYGPDFPVITVQDWVQSQALLADRLGIKCWAAVVGGSLGGMQALQWSLDYPDRIRHAVVIASTPRLSAQNIAFNEVARQAITSDQEFHDGHYYEHNTLPRRGLMLARMVGHITYLSDASMGEKFGRELRDQAYKFGYDAEFQVESYLRYQGERFSESFDANTYLLMTRALDYFDPAYEHGDDLAKALMQARCEFLVLSFSTDWRFTPARSEELVNAMIAARRKVSYAEIDAPWGHDAFLIPTPRYTAIFHAYMDRVAREVGA from the coding sequence ATGCCCGAATCCCTGCCAACGGATTCTGTCGGGATTGTCACCCCGCAGACACTGCATTTCGACACGCCCATTACCCTGGCGTGCAATCGGACGCTGGATCAGTACGACCTGGTGTATGAGACCTATGGCACCCTGAATGACGATGCCAGCAACGCCGTACTGATCTGCCATGCCCTTAGCGGCCATCACCACGCCGCCGGCTACCACAGCACCGATGAACGCAAGCCGGGCTGGTGGGATAGCTGCATAGGCCCCGGCAAACCCATCGACACCAACCGTTTTTTTGTGGTTAGCGTCAACAACCTCGGGGGCTGCCACGGCAGCACCGGCCCCTGCACCGTCAACCCCGAAACCGGCAAACCCTACGGCCCGGATTTTCCCGTGATTACGGTACAGGACTGGGTACAATCCCAGGCGCTGCTGGCCGACCGGCTAGGCATTAAATGCTGGGCCGCCGTCGTCGGCGGCTCACTCGGCGGCATGCAGGCGCTTCAGTGGAGCCTGGACTACCCGGACCGCATCCGACATGCGGTGGTGATTGCCTCAACGCCCCGGCTCAGTGCTCAAAACATCGCTTTCAACGAAGTGGCCCGGCAGGCCATCACCTCGGACCAGGAGTTCCACGATGGCCATTATTACGAGCACAACACCCTGCCCCGTCGTGGCCTGATGCTTGCCCGCATGGTGGGCCACATCACCTATCTGTCGGATGCCTCCATGGGCGAGAAATTCGGCCGCGAGTTGCGGGATCAGGCCTACAAGTTCGGCTATGACGCCGAATTTCAGGTTGAGAGCTATCTGAGGTATCAGGGCGAGCGCTTCTCCGAAAGTTTCGACGCCAACACCTACCTGCTGATGACCCGGGCACTGGACTACTTCGACCCCGCCTATGAGCATGGCGACGACCTGGCAAAGGCGCTTATGCAAGCGCGCTGCGAATTCCTGGTACTCTCTTTCAGCACCGACTGGCGTTTCACACCGGCCCGCTCGGAAGAGCTGGTCAATGCCATGATTGCCGCCCGAAGAAAGGTCAGCTACGCCGAAATCGATGCGCCCTGGGGGCATGATGCGTTTCTGATCCCCACGCCCCGCTATACCGCCATTTTCCATGCCTATATGGACCGGGTTGCACGGGAGGTGGGCGCATGA
- the hemW gene encoding radical SAM family heme chaperone HemW has protein sequence MSQQSSPPLSLYLHMPWCVKKCPYCDFNSHALTGDIPEQAYLQALLEDLEQDQQLIQDRPIQTVFIGGGTPSLMSPDFYYRLFEGLSRHLSFAGDAEITLEANPGTVEEERFNGFRAAGINRLSLGIQSFQPRQLEALGRIHDDTAAHRAIEAARKAGFDNFNLDLMHGLPDQTPEDAVADLEAAIAWAPPHLSWYQLTLEPNTEFYSRPPDLPDDDRLWEIYCRGAELLRSQGYSDYEVSAWSQPGAASRHNLNYWTFGDYLALGAGAHGKVTLPDGQVRRFWKTRQPEAYLNRIGSRTAGQQQIETEELPLEFMMNALRLSGGVPESLFTERTGLPLSVVEVKLESLRKDRLMMRDRLQTTELGQRYLNSLLERFL, from the coding sequence TTGAGCCAGCAATCCTCACCGCCTCTCAGTCTTTACCTGCACATGCCATGGTGCGTCAAGAAATGCCCCTACTGTGATTTCAACTCCCACGCACTGACCGGCGACATCCCGGAACAGGCCTACCTGCAGGCCCTGCTGGAAGACCTGGAGCAGGACCAGCAGCTGATTCAGGATCGTCCGATCCAGACCGTCTTCATTGGCGGCGGCACACCATCGCTGATGTCACCAGATTTCTATTACCGGCTGTTTGAAGGTCTGAGCCGCCACCTGTCCTTCGCCGGTGATGCGGAGATTACCCTGGAGGCCAACCCGGGCACCGTCGAGGAGGAGCGCTTCAACGGCTTTCGCGCTGCCGGTATCAACCGGCTATCCCTGGGGATACAGAGCTTCCAGCCCCGGCAGCTGGAAGCCCTGGGGCGAATCCACGACGACACCGCCGCCCACCGGGCCATCGAGGCGGCGCGTAAGGCGGGTTTCGACAATTTCAATCTGGACCTGATGCATGGCCTGCCGGACCAGACCCCGGAGGATGCCGTGGCCGACCTGGAGGCCGCCATCGCCTGGGCGCCGCCGCATCTGTCGTGGTACCAGCTTACACTGGAGCCCAATACCGAGTTCTACAGCCGCCCGCCCGATCTTCCCGATGACGACCGGCTCTGGGAGATCTACTGCCGTGGAGCGGAACTTCTGCGAAGCCAGGGCTACAGCGACTATGAAGTCTCGGCCTGGAGCCAGCCGGGCGCGGCTTCCCGCCACAACCTGAACTACTGGACCTTCGGCGATTATCTCGCTCTGGGGGCGGGCGCCCATGGTAAAGTCACGCTGCCGGACGGCCAGGTCCGGCGTTTCTGGAAAACCCGCCAGCCTGAGGCCTATCTGAACCGGATTGGCAGCCGCACGGCAGGCCAACAGCAGATTGAGACCGAAGAGCTTCCGTTGGAGTTCATGATGAATGCACTCCGGCTCTCTGGCGGTGTGCCAGAAAGTCTGTTCACAGAACGTACAGGTTTACCGCTGAGCGTGGTTGAGGTAAAACTTGAATCATTGCGAAAGGATCGCCTGATGATGCGGGACCGTCTCCAGACCACGGAACTCGGCCAGCGCTATCTGAACAGCCTGCTGGAGCGTTTTTTATAA
- the metW gene encoding methionine biosynthesis protein MetW, which produces MRTDLRIIEQWINSGSHVLDLGCGDGTLLDYLQREKQATGFGLEINPDHITSCMSRGVSVIEQNLDTQGLGNFEDHTFDTVLMTQALQAVRRPDVVLDEMMRVGREGIVTFPNFAYWKLRWYLMRRGRMPESETLPYKWYNTPNIHLCTFKDFEALCYRKDFQILNRTVVDGEHQDRWLSRLWPNMLGQIAIYRITRKNG; this is translated from the coding sequence ATGAGAACGGACCTGCGGATCATCGAACAATGGATTAACTCCGGTAGCCACGTGCTGGACCTGGGTTGTGGCGACGGCACCCTGCTCGACTACCTCCAGCGGGAAAAACAGGCCACCGGTTTCGGTCTGGAAATTAATCCCGACCACATCACCAGCTGCATGAGCCGTGGCGTGTCGGTGATCGAGCAGAACCTGGACACCCAGGGGCTGGGCAATTTTGAGGACCACACCTTTGACACCGTGCTGATGACCCAGGCGCTACAGGCCGTCCGTCGCCCCGATGTGGTGCTGGATGAAATGATGAGAGTCGGCCGGGAGGGCATTGTCACTTTCCCCAACTTTGCTTACTGGAAACTACGCTGGTATCTGATGCGTAGGGGTCGCATGCCCGAATCTGAAACTCTACCGTATAAATGGTACAACACCCCGAACATACACCTGTGCACCTTCAAGGATTTTGAAGCCCTGTGCTACCGCAAGGACTTCCAGATCCTGAACCGGACGGTGGTGGACGGCGAACATCAGGATCGCTGGCTTAGCCGCCTTTGGCCTAATATGTTGGGACAGATTGCCATTTACCGGATCACCCGCAAAAACGGGTAA
- a CDS encoding DUF4426 domain-containing protein yields MNLARFRPLITALTLMLISCASQAGSKDFGDYTVQWSVLPSTFLTPEIAKENNLSRSKGIGVVNIVILSSDGEGEQVTVSGQVEGKVLNNVQQPSFLAFRRIQEGESIYFIAQYQYPSAELMTFQITARPTGSQDELAVRFTHTLFND; encoded by the coding sequence ATGAACCTAGCCAGATTCCGCCCACTGATAACTGCGCTGACGCTGATGTTGATCAGCTGCGCCAGTCAGGCCGGGTCGAAGGATTTCGGCGACTACACCGTGCAGTGGAGTGTCCTTCCCAGCACGTTTCTGACACCCGAAATCGCCAAGGAAAACAACCTCAGCCGAAGCAAGGGCATTGGTGTCGTCAACATCGTTATCCTCAGTAGCGATGGCGAGGGAGAGCAGGTTACCGTGTCCGGGCAGGTTGAAGGCAAGGTACTGAATAACGTCCAGCAACCCAGTTTTCTGGCGTTTCGGCGGATTCAGGAGGGTGAGTCCATCTACTTCATCGCCCAGTATCAGTACCCCAGCGCCGAACTGATGACCTTTCAGATCACCGCTCGGCCCACCGGCTCGCAAGACGAACTGGCAGTTCGTTTTACCCATACGCTGTTTAACGACTGA
- a CDS encoding ammonium transporter → MESNLNYIFELQYAMDTFYFLICGALVMWMAAGFAMLEAGLVRAKNTTEILTKNVALFAIACTMYLICGYDIMYGGGIFLSGITTVAGMDEAAVAGILAASAEAGFGDMGEYSGASDFFFQVVFVATAMSIVSGAVAERMKLWAFLIFAVVMTGFIYPMQGAWTWNGDAVFGIYELSYSDYAGSGIVHMAGAAAALAGVLLLGSRKGKYGANGQIKAFPGANLPLATLGMFILWMGWFGFNGGSTLKLGGIGVANEVANVFLNTNAAASGGLIAALLVARIMFGKADLTMALNGALAGLVAITAEPADPSPLLATIIGAIGGVIVVFSIVFLDKIRIDDPVGAISVHGVVGIWGIFAVLLSDADATFMGQLVGMLTIFVWVFVTSLIVWGIIKAVMGLRVSEEIEYEGVDVAECGMEAYPEFVSAK, encoded by the coding sequence ATGGAAAGTAATCTCAATTATATTTTTGAATTGCAGTACGCAATGGATACGTTCTACTTCCTGATTTGCGGTGCTCTGGTCATGTGGATGGCCGCGGGTTTCGCCATGCTGGAAGCCGGACTTGTCCGTGCGAAAAACACCACTGAAATCCTGACCAAGAACGTCGCCCTGTTCGCAATCGCTTGTACCATGTACCTCATCTGCGGCTACGACATCATGTACGGCGGCGGCATCTTCCTGAGTGGCATCACTACCGTTGCCGGCATGGACGAAGCAGCTGTTGCAGGCATTCTGGCCGCCTCGGCCGAAGCTGGCTTCGGTGACATGGGCGAGTACAGCGGCGCCTCTGACTTCTTCTTCCAGGTCGTGTTCGTGGCAACTGCCATGTCCATCGTCTCCGGTGCTGTTGCAGAGCGCATGAAGCTCTGGGCTTTCCTGATCTTCGCAGTGGTCATGACCGGCTTCATCTATCCGATGCAAGGCGCATGGACCTGGAACGGCGACGCGGTTTTCGGAATCTATGAACTGAGCTACAGCGACTATGCCGGTTCCGGTATCGTTCACATGGCCGGCGCTGCCGCTGCCCTGGCTGGTGTACTCCTGCTGGGTTCGCGTAAAGGCAAATATGGCGCGAATGGCCAGATCAAGGCCTTCCCGGGTGCAAACCTGCCCCTGGCGACCCTCGGTATGTTCATTCTGTGGATGGGCTGGTTCGGCTTCAACGGCGGTTCTACCCTGAAACTGGGTGGCATCGGTGTAGCCAACGAAGTGGCCAACGTATTCCTGAACACCAACGCAGCCGCTTCCGGTGGCCTGATTGCAGCTCTGCTGGTTGCCCGCATCATGTTCGGCAAGGCTGACCTGACCATGGCCCTGAACGGCGCTTTGGCTGGTCTGGTAGCCATCACTGCTGAACCTGCCGACCCTTCACCTCTGCTGGCCACCATCATCGGTGCCATCGGTGGTGTAATCGTTGTGTTCTCCATCGTGTTCCTGGATAAGATCCGCATTGACGATCCAGTCGGCGCGATCTCTGTCCACGGTGTGGTCGGTATCTGGGGTATCTTCGCAGTACTGCTGTCCGACGCTGACGCAACCTTCATGGGACAGCTGGTCGGCATGCTGACCATCTTCGTCTGGGTTTTCGTCACCAGCCTGATCGTCTGGGGCATCATCAAGGCCGTCATGGGCCTGCGCGTCAGCGAAGAAATCGAGTACGAGGGTGTGGACGTTGCCGAGTGCGGCATGGAAGCCTACCCGGAGTTTGTCAGCGCCAAGTAA
- a CDS encoding YifB family Mg chelatase-like AAA ATPase encodes MLAVVHTRACVGVSAPSVTVEVHLSGGLPALSIVGLPETGVRESRERVRSALLNSGFEFPAKRITINLAPADLPKEGGRFDLPIALGILAASGQIPPESLRSVECLGELSLDGALRPLKGVLPAVIAARKENRQLLIPLANADEAALASEDDVFAASHLLAICEHLADRARLSPVAPVTFDDRPAEAPDLEDVRGQQVPRRALEVAAAGAHNLLMFGPPGTGKSMLASRLPGILPPLTNEAMLDVASIYSVAGLAVPEGNWHCPPYRAPHHTASSVAMVGGGGSPRPGEISLAHRGVLFLDELPEFGRRVLEVLREPMESGEIAISRAARQVTFPARFQVVAAMNPCPCGYLGHPSVECQCTPQQVIRYRAKVSGPLLDRFDLHVEVPVQSARLLMTSASDSESSASVRQRVNQARDRQNHRGTVNAMLGGRELDRHCKLDSASEALVTGAMERLGLSARALHRILRVARTLADLEDADGVAQTHLVEALGYRKLDRQQSRNAQVSV; translated from the coding sequence ATGTTAGCTGTCGTTCATACCCGCGCCTGCGTGGGCGTTTCCGCGCCGTCGGTGACGGTGGAAGTGCATCTGTCCGGCGGCTTGCCGGCGCTTTCAATTGTTGGCCTGCCAGAAACCGGCGTGCGGGAGAGCCGCGAGCGGGTGCGAAGCGCGCTGCTGAATTCCGGCTTCGAGTTCCCTGCCAAGCGCATCACCATCAATCTTGCCCCTGCGGATCTACCCAAGGAAGGCGGACGTTTCGATCTGCCCATCGCCCTGGGGATTCTGGCGGCCTCCGGGCAGATACCTCCAGAAAGCCTGAGGTCGGTAGAGTGCCTCGGCGAACTGTCGCTGGACGGCGCCTTGCGGCCGTTAAAAGGCGTTCTACCGGCGGTGATCGCGGCCCGCAAGGAAAACCGGCAGTTGCTGATTCCCCTGGCCAATGCCGATGAGGCCGCCCTGGCGAGCGAGGATGACGTGTTTGCTGCCAGTCATCTGCTGGCGATCTGCGAGCATCTCGCTGACCGCGCCCGACTGTCTCCGGTGGCGCCGGTAACGTTTGATGATCGCCCCGCCGAAGCGCCTGATCTTGAAGACGTCCGTGGCCAGCAAGTGCCAAGGCGGGCGCTGGAAGTGGCCGCTGCAGGCGCTCATAATCTGTTGATGTTTGGACCGCCGGGCACCGGTAAAAGCATGCTCGCCAGCCGGTTGCCGGGCATTCTCCCACCTCTGACCAACGAGGCCATGCTGGATGTGGCCAGTATCTATTCGGTCGCCGGCCTGGCGGTGCCCGAGGGCAACTGGCACTGCCCGCCATATCGTGCACCACACCACACCGCTTCCTCCGTGGCCATGGTGGGTGGGGGCGGCAGCCCGAGGCCCGGAGAAATTTCCCTGGCGCACCGGGGCGTGCTGTTTCTGGATGAGTTGCCGGAGTTTGGCCGTCGGGTCCTGGAGGTGCTGCGCGAACCCATGGAAAGCGGCGAGATCGCCATTAGCCGGGCCGCCCGCCAGGTGACTTTCCCGGCCCGGTTTCAGGTGGTGGCGGCCATGAACCCCTGTCCCTGTGGTTATCTGGGGCATCCGTCAGTGGAATGCCAGTGCACGCCCCAGCAGGTGATCCGTTACCGTGCCAAGGTGTCCGGCCCGCTGTTGGACCGTTTTGACCTGCATGTGGAGGTGCCGGTGCAGAGTGCCCGGCTACTGATGACCTCTGCCAGCGACAGCGAAAGCAGTGCATCGGTGCGTCAGCGGGTCAATCAGGCTCGTGACCGTCAGAACCACCGGGGCACGGTGAATGCCATGCTTGGCGGTCGGGAGCTGGACCGTCACTGCAAACTGGACAGCGCCAGCGAAGCGCTGGTGACCGGCGCCATGGAGCGCCTGGGGCTGTCGGCCCGGGCCCTACACAGGATTTTGAGGGTCGCCCGGACGCTGGCGGACCTGGAAGACGCGGACGGGGTCGCACAGACCCATCTTGTGGAGGCCCTGGGCTACCGAAAACTGGATCGGCAGCAGTCCCGTAATGCTCAGGTGTCCGTATAG
- a CDS encoding glycerophosphodiester phosphodiesterase family protein, translated as MSAWTAVNAAQASLEMESVQLGPRPFWLVADMDESPLKTRLQACDIRNVKAADFSIGHRGAPLQFPEHTRESYIAAARMGAGIVECDVAFTKDRELVCRHAQNDLHTTTNIVTVPQLNAKCTQPFVPADPATGTPAKAECRTSDITLAEFRSLEGKMDAFDPMATTPQEYLGGTADWRTDLYASRGTLMTHRESIELFQELGVKFTPELKSPVVKMPFEGEYSQQDYARQMIQDYVDAGVKPGHVWPQSFNLEDVLFWVNQTPRFGEQAVFLDEAAPTPANSSLAHMEELKSRGVNIIAPALWKMLAPGQNGDIVPSDYAQNARKAGLDMIAWTVERSGPLAEGGGWYYQTVSDAIDNDGDMLEVIDVLAKDVGVIGIFSDWPATTTFYANCMGLTGKSH; from the coding sequence ATGTCCGCCTGGACAGCGGTTAACGCAGCCCAGGCCTCTCTGGAGATGGAATCTGTGCAGCTCGGGCCGCGGCCGTTCTGGCTGGTGGCGGATATGGACGAAAGCCCGCTGAAAACCCGGTTGCAGGCCTGCGACATCCGCAACGTCAAGGCCGCGGACTTCTCTATTGGCCATCGTGGCGCACCCCTTCAGTTCCCTGAACACACCCGGGAATCCTATATCGCCGCCGCACGCATGGGCGCTGGCATTGTCGAGTGTGATGTTGCCTTCACCAAAGACCGGGAACTGGTCTGCCGCCACGCCCAGAATGACCTTCACACCACCACCAATATCGTGACGGTGCCGCAACTGAACGCCAAGTGCACCCAGCCCTTCGTTCCCGCCGACCCGGCCACCGGCACGCCAGCAAAGGCAGAATGCCGAACCAGCGACATCACCCTGGCGGAATTCAGAAGCCTCGAGGGCAAGATGGATGCATTTGATCCCATGGCGACAACGCCACAGGAATACCTGGGCGGAACAGCGGACTGGCGCACGGACCTGTACGCCAGCCGTGGCACGTTGATGACCCATAGGGAAAGCATTGAGCTATTCCAGGAACTGGGCGTGAAATTCACCCCGGAGCTGAAATCGCCTGTGGTGAAGATGCCCTTCGAGGGCGAATACAGCCAGCAGGACTACGCCCGCCAGATGATCCAGGATTATGTGGATGCCGGCGTGAAACCCGGGCATGTCTGGCCTCAGTCTTTCAATCTTGAGGATGTTCTGTTCTGGGTGAATCAGACGCCTCGCTTTGGCGAGCAGGCGGTGTTCCTGGATGAGGCGGCCCCCACGCCCGCCAACAGTTCACTGGCCCACATGGAAGAACTGAAAAGCCGTGGCGTGAATATTATTGCCCCGGCACTCTGGAAGATGCTGGCGCCCGGCCAGAACGGTGACATTGTCCCCTCAGACTACGCGCAGAATGCCCGCAAAGCCGGCCTCGACATGATTGCCTGGACTGTGGAGCGCAGCGGCCCCCTGGCCGAGGGCGGAGGCTGGTATTACCAGACAGTATCAGACGCCATCGACAATGATGGGGATATGCTTGAGGTCATTGACGTGCTTGCAAAAGATGTCGGCGTTATCGGTATCTTTTCGGACTGGCCGGCAACCACCACATTCTATGCCAACTGCATGGGGCTGACCGGCAAAAGCCACTGA
- the trmB gene encoding tRNA (guanosine(46)-N7)-methyltransferase TrmB encodes MSEQNHDSGDSPVTTRKGVRSFVLRQGRMTEGQKKAYERNWPKYGLTREQGMIDPREIFGRDNMLNLEIGFGMGQSLADMAEAAPEQDFIGVEVHLPGVGALLKEVEDRGLENVRVYAIDANDVVDLCLPDAAVDRVMVFFPDPWPKKKHHKRRLVQHDFVQRLRHKLRVGGVLHLATDWENYAEHMMEIMAESEGFENAVEPGAFAPRPDERPMTKFEKRGENLGHGVWDLLFYRTN; translated from the coding sequence ATGAGCGAACAGAATCACGATTCCGGCGATTCACCGGTCACCACCCGCAAGGGTGTGCGCAGTTTTGTGCTGCGCCAAGGCAGAATGACGGAAGGTCAGAAAAAAGCCTACGAGCGGAACTGGCCCAAATACGGCCTGACCCGCGAACAGGGCATGATCGACCCGCGGGAAATCTTTGGACGGGACAACATGCTCAACCTTGAGATCGGGTTTGGCATGGGCCAGTCCCTGGCGGATATGGCAGAAGCCGCGCCGGAGCAGGATTTTATTGGCGTTGAGGTCCATCTGCCCGGTGTTGGTGCGTTGCTCAAAGAAGTGGAAGATCGTGGCCTGGAGAATGTGCGGGTCTACGCCATTGATGCCAACGACGTAGTGGATCTGTGTCTGCCGGATGCGGCGGTGGACCGGGTGATGGTCTTTTTCCCGGACCCATGGCCGAAGAAAAAACACCACAAGCGTCGCCTGGTGCAGCACGATTTTGTCCAGCGCCTGCGCCATAAACTCAGGGTCGGCGGTGTGCTACACCTGGCCACCGACTGGGAAAACTATGCTGAGCACATGATGGAAATCATGGCTGAATCTGAAGGGTTTGAAAACGCCGTAGAGCCGGGGGCATTCGCGCCACGTCCGGATGAGCGACCCATGACCAAATTCGAGAAGCGGGGCGAGAATCTGGGCCACGGAGTCTGGGATCTGCTGTTCTATCGGACCAACTGA
- the speE gene encoding polyamine aminopropyltransferase: protein MTELNDGWFTEVFQDHGTAFSLKVKKKLHEEQTGFQKLEIWETETFGNLMVLDGCVMLTSRDNFLYHEMMTHPALFTHRDPRKVAIVGGGDCGTLKEVLKHPGVEEAWQVEIDERVTRVSEEYFPELCESNTDPRANFFFGDGIQWIRDIAPDSLDIIIIDSTDPVGPAEGLFALDFYRDCMLALRDGGIIVQQSESPLLHTNTIIKNIHDDMKKAGFDHVRTLPFPQPVYPTGWWSCTMAGKEKPVVYFREEDADQRPFVTRYYNADIHRGALAMPQFMVDVLEDEVMSSER from the coding sequence ATGACAGAACTGAACGACGGTTGGTTTACAGAGGTCTTCCAGGACCACGGAACGGCCTTTTCGCTCAAGGTGAAGAAAAAACTTCATGAGGAGCAGACCGGTTTCCAGAAACTGGAAATCTGGGAGACCGAGACCTTTGGCAACCTGATGGTTCTGGATGGCTGCGTGATGCTCACCAGCCGCGATAATTTTCTTTACCACGAAATGATGACTCACCCTGCACTGTTTACCCACCGCGACCCCAGGAAAGTCGCCATCGTTGGTGGCGGTGACTGCGGCACTTTGAAAGAAGTCCTCAAGCATCCGGGGGTGGAGGAAGCCTGGCAGGTAGAGATCGACGAGCGGGTGACACGGGTGTCCGAGGAATACTTCCCCGAATTGTGCGAATCCAACACCGACCCTCGGGCCAACTTCTTCTTTGGCGACGGTATCCAGTGGATACGGGACATTGCGCCGGACAGTCTCGATATCATTATCATCGACAGTACTGACCCGGTTGGCCCCGCCGAAGGCCTGTTCGCCCTGGATTTCTATCGTGACTGCATGCTGGCCCTGCGGGACGGCGGCATTATCGTGCAACAGAGCGAATCGCCCCTGCTACACACCAACACCATCATCAAGAACATCCATGATGATATGAAAAAGGCCGGATTCGACCATGTTCGTACGCTGCCGTTCCCTCAGCCGGTCTATCCAACAGGCTGGTGGAGCTGCACCATGGCTGGCAAGGAAAAGCCGGTGGTGTACTTCCGGGAGGAAGATGCGGACCAGCGCCCGTTTGTGACCCGTTATTACAATGCCGATATCCACCGGGGTGCACTGGCGATGCCGCAGTTTATGGTGGATGTGCTGGAAGACGAGGTTATGTCCAGCGAGCGTTGA
- a CDS encoding accessory factor UbiK family protein yields the protein MKGPQDFFNQLQGQFGQFVPDMARAAREDFEAQARATVMTVLSRLELVTREEFDAQQAVLMKTREKVEALEKRVEVLEKASSADDSASPAS from the coding sequence GTGAAAGGTCCCCAGGATTTTTTTAACCAGTTGCAGGGGCAGTTTGGCCAGTTTGTTCCGGATATGGCGCGTGCGGCGCGCGAGGACTTCGAGGCGCAGGCCAGGGCCACGGTGATGACCGTGCTGTCCAGACTGGAACTGGTCACCCGGGAAGAGTTTGATGCCCAGCAGGCCGTCCTGATGAAGACCCGTGAAAAAGTGGAAGCGCTGGAGAAGCGGGTAGAAGTCCTTGAAAAAGCATCATCTGCTGACGACAGCGCGTCGCCAGCGAGTTAA